In Panthera tigris isolate Pti1 chromosome B1, P.tigris_Pti1_mat1.1, whole genome shotgun sequence, the sequence AAAAGTGGCAATTGAAAGTTTAAAACCATCAGAACGAAAAGGTTCCGTTTTCTTATGATCCACCGAAAAGAGGAGCCAGCGCATCACTCGTGGTTGTGACTTGGCAGTGACTCCGATCCGATACCCtgttcaaaaatacaataaaatattagcgAGAAGCTCTATTTCATTAGGGCTTTaagaaaacatccaaaaaaatcaggaatcagaATTTCTGTCCATTTCGAATGTCTTGTGAAAAATGCTAAGAGCTTTGCAGAGACAGACTATCACTTGGACTTGAATTCCTCTTTCACACCTGCTTTGGTTATGGGCCTACTTAGGTGGAGGATTACATACGCTGAAGCCTGTTTCATCAAATTCTGCCTGGTGAAAACCAACAACACTCACGGGAATTAGTTTTCCTAACCAAATCTGTGCAGTGgacacaattaaaaagaaagatgaagtggCATAGTATATTTGTGATATACAGTTAATTTGGGATAATTAGTACCAAGGGCATAATAACAGTAGCTACCAGTTAATAGCTGCCACTACGTGCCAGGCCAGCATATTCCTTTTCCAAAAATCATTTCAGACCTCCTTTGAGAGATCTCAGTTGCACTAAAGAACCAAAAAGCTCCCTTTATTCATGTTGGTGGTCTTAGCTTAAGACCAACACAATAATTAATTCTGCCGCGCTAAGTACTGAGTATAGCCTTGGTTGGCATAGATAATCAGCCACTTCATGAGTTACTGAGCTAGCATACTAATTTGGTAATAGGCTCAGAACATAATACTTGTGCTTAACCAATGCGAAACAGTGCTTCTCCACGCATCTGCAGTGTTCACTAGAAAGGGAAATTCTGGATTTAGTAGATTTAGGGTTTGGTTTAGGAATATGCACATCTAAATGGCATCTCAAGTGATTCTTAAGCCCATGAAGGTAGAGTATCGATGGTTTAAGGATGTGACATCCTTCCTGAATGTCTGAGGAAATGGAGTTCTTCCTTCTGACCAATTTTAAATGTGTCCTCGATCTCTTCGCCTGCTCTTTCTCTGGAAGTTTGCTTCCTCAGCTGTCCACTTTAGTTATTAATAAAACATTCCTCTCTATAGCTCCTTACCTTTCCTACAACATGCTAAACTCTgcctctttccaaaaaaaaaaaaaaacaaaaaaaaaaacccacaacaactTATAAACAAGAACTATAATATATCTTAACCAAGGTATATTTCAAATCTGtaccctctgcccccttctgacttcctttctttaaaaggaTATTCATCCTGTTCCCGCCACTTTCTCATGTTTGTGGTCACGCACCCTGCCTTGGCTCTCTACCATGTGAGCTCAACCTATCATTCCAACCTTCTCTCCAACACCCATCTGAATTAGGCCATTTTTCACAAGTTTCTCAGGTGACCTCGTTCATCTCACAGTATGAATCTTCCTCTCCCTTCATAATTGCTTGTCCCAATCTCATCAGTCTTTGGAGGCTCACTTCCAATGCCTACATATAGCATCCTGTCCTGCTCCCTACACACATCCCATGGCACTTTGTCTCCTTCACTGGAAACTCTTCATATTCCTTTCATATGACATAATTTACTGGCCCTAGCATTCTGGTTCCTTACACTATATTCTATCTACTAAACACTAACTGCATTGAAAAGAGGATCTGTGTCTGCCTCATTTTTACATCTGTTATGATACTAGGACATAGTCTTTTCTCACTATTGAACCTATCTCATGCTCAAAAACTAAGGCTTTCATGTAGCCAATGTTCACAGTGTATCCATAATTGAGGACACTTACTTTCCTCACTTTTCTTGAGGTAACCaatgctgtatttttcaaaattataggaTATGATTTAAAGTTGTCTTTTCAAACCCAAACCTGTACCATTCATTACCTTCCGTTATGCTATGGCAtgtacatttccattttcttgtcgAAGTTTCTTTCGTTCTTCAGCTTCTCCTTCATATTCCCTGAAGAATCGTTTTCGAAGCCTTCAGAGAACAAGATATTCTATGGTCATCAAAGTTCTATTCGTCTCCGTATTGACTGGGGTTTTCGTGAGTACAGGGAGTTCCTTTCTGCGAGTCCTCATGGACCATTACACTGCATCCTACACCAAACCAAAACTTAAACCCAGCTCTAGAATATTTTATAACTGTTCTTTTTAAGGGGATGCTCATGGTGACTTTATATAAACATATTCCCAGAGTACTGGGATTTAAGTAGATATGCCCTGAGACACAAACTTTCAAAAGGTATGGAACACGTTGTTatgtgttggtatttttttttcaatggctGACACATGATATTAGGTTAGTTTCAGAggtataacataatgattcgacaagtctatacattatgctagtCTCCCCACaattgtagctaccatctgtcaccatgcaacactattacaatagggactatattccctatactgtgcctttcattcccatgacttattcatcccATAGCTgcaagcctgtatctcccactccccttcacccattttgcccatgtccccactccctcccctctggcaaccaccagttggttctctgtatttatgggtctatttctgctttttgtttgtttattcatttgtttggtttttcagaTTCCGCACGTAAGTGaaatgattttgtctttcttcgTGAAATcaatttgtctttgtctgactttcacttagcattatacccctAAGTCCATTCGTGTTGTTTcgaatggcaagatctcattcttttttcatcaACACTTAGCACAGTTGCCATGTGTTaactggaggaagaaaaagatggtATAGTTTTACCACGAAAGGACTTTACACTTGTACAAACTAATTGAAATGGTTAGAGTTTTTCCAAACAAGTTGggttttcttgatttctaaatataataaatacttccttttagttttatttattgttacttTCTGTTAAAATTCAATTGTTTAAAACAGTCTTGGTGCTGTACAAGAAATTCTATTTTTGGTAGGTCTTTAGTCCACCCACTAAATGTTCCTACTAAAATCGTAAAAACTTTGACATgatgtttgggaaaaaaattcaacTACGGAAAAACGGCAAAATGTGGCTTGGGCTAGTGTTTGCTATATGTTCCAAACACAAGAAtatgggagaaaaggagaaaagtcacTGCTTGGTTTTAGGAGTGCCAATGTGACAAAAGTTTTTCCACACTTTTCCAAaggattattaaatatttcaaccTGAACGATCACAaggttaaataattatttcaaaacatctTTCCTATCTggctattttttcccttctatccTTCTATGTCAAACAATAATGATTCGTCTGAGAATATTTTTCCTGAACACGTTTGCATATCTGGCTTGAGGTGCTAACAGATCAAAATAATTTCCAGGGtgtgcaaaacaaaatgaaatcacacaTCAAACTCTATGTGCAtcataaaacagtttttttttatgtgtctttttattattatctaaTCTGCATCTTAAATAATAGTAAACAATGGCAGAAGATAACTCCTTGTTTCCTGAATGGCAGGAGTGGTAGATCATGCACACAGTCCAGTTGTTAAAGTAATTTACCAAGACCTAAAATTAGAATAATGAGTCTATTGCTTTTCCCAAGCTCTAGTAGCACATGAGTCATTATAGAGCCATTCACGCCCTCCCCCAACTTGCTTAAGTCACTGACTTCTGTTTGACAGACAATGCCATTTTGACATACCCACCAGTGCCTACTACCAGGAACAGTCTACTTCTAACATTCGTTGGTCATGAAGTGTGATGATGTTATTATGAGCACAGGGCAGATACTGCAGGAGTAGAACAGTGACAGAATTGTCCCTGCTTCCTACGCCCTGCCCCTACggaggaaatttttctttctttcctttctttcttctctttccctttcttcctttctttctccttctttctttccctctttcttctttcataattGAGTTCCCATATTACCTTTAACAATTACAAATAGGCGCACGTTCTATGTAAATCAGTACCGTGCTAGGACATTTCTAACTCCAAATTCTGCGTTTTAACAGAAACAGATGTATCTTTTCTTGGCTCCTGGTTTGAAGCTCTTTGTGAGTTTTCGTGCCAAAGCAGGATCTCTGACAACCTACTGTGAACCAGAACCAGGCTTTCATTAGACTCTGGGAAGCGTCCTTAAGCTTAAAGATATTCATAGTGGCTATCAACAGTCTGAGATTAGGAAGTAGCCATGAGTGGAAACAGGACATGAAACACAACCATCTGCTTTTAAGTTCAAAATACTTCTAAGCTTTTTGAAAAATAGCTTTACATATGAAGTTTCAATGGTGGCCGAAGTAATATGTATGTTGACCTAATTCTATGATCTTTGTCAGTGAAGTGTAAAGGTATGACCAAGGATCACATGTCACCAATAGAATAATTCATCTAAAATGGGATATAGTACTTTGTGACAGCATACTGAAAATAAACCAACCCGGCATTATTTTATTAGGAATCTATAAGTTATGCCATACTTACTGGATTGTAATAACAACAGCAATAGCTGTGAAGCTCACGGCAGACACAAAGGCAGCTATGGCGGCTAAAGCGATTTTTGATAAATCACTGTCAACCATGCTGTGAGTCTTCATGGACTTTTCCCCACACCGTTCACCAAAGTAATCCTGATGACatctggaaacaacccacatccaaaaattataatagtaactGAAAGCATTCTCTCTATTCTCTATTTTAGCATTTAATTgtaacactcaaaaaaaaaaaaaaaaaagtcatgccatctatttgtatttcaaaatcaGGAGACAGAATGCATTCAAGCCAAAGATCTATTAGTGTAAGAACAAGTTGAGATTAGTTTGGGTGTGATATTCCAAGAAGACACACCTTTTCATTCTTTGTGCTCCTTTTATGACCACCTGATGAGTTCTGTCACTTGTGATGCAGCTAATACATTCCACTATCATTTAATGTGCCAGTAGCTTTTGAGAGGAGGGAGTATAGAGCATTATGTGAAGAGTACCTTTaggtccttttttttaaaaaaaacgttttgcaaaccttttgtatatttttacatagttTGTTTTGTATATTATAAAACCGGGGGTCAGCAAGCTGTAGCCAGTGGATCAAATCTGGCCATTCGTCGGGTTTTTAACAGTGTGTAAGCCAAGGATGGTtattacactttaaaatgattttacatttttaaatggttacattTTAGTTGTAAGTACATACATAACCTCGACCAAAGAAGCCTAAATTATTTGCCAGCCtggtcctttaagaaaaagtttacgggggcgctggggtggctcagtcggttgagcatccgacttcagctcaggacatgatctcgcagttcgtgggttcgagcctcacatagggctctgtgctgacagctcggagcctggagcctgcttcggattctgtgtctccctctctctctgcccctcccccactcatgctctgtctctctctctatctctgtcaaaaataaataaacattaaaaaaagaaaagaaaagaaaaagtttacagACCCTTGACACTAGAGAAATAAATGGTTTTCTGCATCTAGGAGTTTCAGACCTCGTGTtgtaaatagatttctttttaatttaggaaaactTACTTGCATGTTACTGCTCCCAGGTTCTCTATATATTTGCATTCTCCGTGAATACAGAAATTTTGGAATTCTGCATCACacggatttttcttctttctgttttttctattttttccatttttgcctccttttttctttcttttgggtttaTCTGAAGTCTTTTCACTTTCTGTCCTGTTTTTCATGGGCTTAACTACCtgttcaactgaaaaaaaaaaatagacacgaTTTATTGACAGCAGTCTCTCTTCACCTTGCATATCATTTTGGAGACATGGAGAAAGAAGTCTTAGCAGTGAGAGCTCATGGGCATGATAAccctatttttctcattatttaacccaaatttatatataataactgGTTAAAGAGAATATCTGAATGGTGTGGCGCTTGAAAATCTGAACCTCCTCGTTATTTTATAAGCTTAGaaacatattttgaatttatttgtaccagtattattactattgttaataGTATGTACCTGtctaaaaaaaacaaggaaatatctTGCACATTTCTTGAATTTCTTATACATACCAAGTTCTTGGTAAGGAGCATTAATTTGATTAAACTCAGATCACGGTTGAGTGTATTGTTATCCAGAtgctatagatgaggaaactgaagttgaATGAAGACAAGTTATATGCCCTGGGACATGCAGCTAGAGAATGACAGTGCTGGGGTATCAAAACCTGTCATTCCCCCCTGTCCTATGTTTTCTCTTGGATAGGTCAAGGTTACTGACTAAACTGGTGCTTTAGTGTATCTGTTGATTTTATATATGCATCTCGGTCTTGTGCTCATTATCATAGTTGGGAATTACTGTGTATTACTTGAGGATGGAAAAAACGGAGAATTATATATTAGAATTAATCAATTTTCTCCAACTCCCAGATTACGACAGGTTATAATTATTCATTCCATGGGGCTCATTTCTGTGGTCAATCTATTTGAAAAATAGGAATCTAGAAATATTTGTACCTGATGCTTCTGAGAGTCAGTCATCTTAACTCTTTTGATCTACAGAAACATTCGTTCAGTGTTATTGCTATACAGGGCATAGTTTTCCCACATACTAAATATGGGAGGGAGGAGTGTTCATGTTGGAGCTGTGTGTTTTGTTATACTAGTACCTGAATAGGCTTATCTAAGCAAGTATTTAGCAAACAGAGCCCAGTGAAAAGAGGAAGATACCATAATGTCATAATACCATTAGTCATAATGGTCCTGCATAATGTCCcattaaatagaaaacattagaaatataGGGAAGGGTATCAAAGATAGAACCCTGTGATCAAGGAAGCGACAAATAAATATTATGAGGATTTTAGCAGGTTATTATGACATTAATAATAGTCAAATTAGGAGCAATGCTTAACCGGTTGTGcaatttttatattgaaaatttgGTGATAAATAAGCAACACAAATTAGAATAAGTCgtctaaaagaaaacactttaaatgaGTATTACTGCACGTTATCAGATACATTGCAAATTGTAGACAGAGACAAATCGTCATCACGCTGAAGTGCTGCAACAGACAGCAACCCCAGGAGTTCAACAGCCTTTCAAAGGAGCTCACCCATCAGTTTCCCTGTATTTCACAAGGCACTAGTCAGTTTCACTGCTAACAGTTTATTTGGCCGTTTGAAACGTTAAGGACTTGAAACATCTTTAAGAGAACAGTTTCTCCTCTTATCcttccaaaaagaaatataaatgaaccTCTTCCCCACCTCACATAAAAGCACAAGTTATTGAACAAGCAGTAAAGTGGAGTGTTCCCTAAAGCTTTTTCCACTTGTCACTTAACCCAGTCATTCTCCCTGTGGTATCACCTGCTGTCCCTTCACCAGGTCTGcaaggcagacagagggggagaagtCAGGGAAACTAAGGTCAGGAGAGAAGGGGCATTATGTTCTGCCTCCATATTGGATGTCTCTAGGATATTTAGATTTACTGATGACCTCATCTGTCCTGAAACTCCAAAGTAATATGAGGGTAACGAACAATACTTAACCTCTTACTTTGGTACTCTCATTTTAAGCAAATGCTCTTTTCTAAACATCAGATAAcagcaaaaaggaacaaaactatGGGTCACTATTATTTAACTAACACATGGAATCTGGGGCTAAATCATGATTTTTAGCAATTTGAAATCCATGCATAGTTGTTCTTTCATATTTCCAGAaggttatattattatttttgtcgtGTTTTAGAAACACTTGTTTTTCAACACCTGGGGTACTTAAAAGCTAAAGTCCAACCCCACTAAAGTCCTTCCCCACTACTTTGTTCTGTTCCCTTATTTGTGTTAAAATGCGGGTTTTTAGGGAATTTCTGTATGGGGAGTAGACACAGAAGCTGATGACTGGTTGATGTCTATGTCTGTCTCTCAGCATGGAGGCTGTGTGGCCCAATGGGAAAGAGCATCGGATCACCATCAAACACTGGAGTTCTCATCCTGGCTCAACTGCTTGCTGGCCGTGGAAGCTTGGGCAAAACCACCTCCTCCAGTTATCATCTTTGTAAAATGCTAACAATTCCTACTTGTAAAGTAGACTTAATAGACATTAACCATTTTTAGAGCTCCAGACATATCAGATGTACCCACACACAGCTCCTCCCATCCTAGCTTCCCCAAGGCATATGCAGCACACGTACACGCAAGAAAACCACTCCGAGAGACAGGGAATGGCTCTTCTTTTGAAGCAGCTTTGCCCATACAAACACACATCTTCTAGGCTATGTTTTCGCCTTATCCTCCACTCACCTCGGACTGAATCATCTACAATATAGCCAGATATTTGTGGTTCGTTATCATACTCTTCTGCATAATCATAGTCGATCCCCGAGGACAGTTCCCTACTAGAAGGCGTTTCACTCACAGGGGAAATCTCCCTTCCTGAGGACCCATTTCTTGGGGTAACCTCAAATCCATCAGCACTGTGGTCCCCAGAAAATGGTTCCCCTTTCCCAGAGGAGGTGTCGTTGGCAGCTGATCCAGCAGCATAATGGGCTGTGGGAGAAAGAACAacgggagaaaagaaaaggtagagcAGAGTGAGTGCCTTTCTCTCCAGTCAGCTGGGTTCAGGAGAAATGTTTATCTTCTGATATCAAAGCTGTTATTGCACATGTGCTATTGTTTGGGATTGAGTCACTTATGAAAGCATCTTCACATTCTGCCAACAAGCAAACTCAGCTGCTCCAATTTACAGAGCTGCTTTCATCGAGGTTTTCTTTTCCACAGACGGTCTCCATTACCTTCCACACCAAATAATGCTGCCATATAGGCAAGTTCGTCTAATTACTGAACAGGTAATGTCTGTAGAGTCCCATCACTTCACACGCCAAATGCGTTTGTGTTCGCTAGAATGACCCATTTGAACGGATGGGTTCTAGATATAAATATCAGACTCTCTTGACAcgtgttcatatttttaaaaaggtgacatACATAACtgtaaaacaacataaatgctATTTGATAGTAAGGACTCTTCCTGTCAGTGTTTCATTATTCTTGTTCCTACCTAGGGAAgaacctggggggggggcaggtgagaTTTGGGGGCCTAAAGTTTCAGGCCCCTGGTTTATCTTATAGGTCTCACTAAAGGAGCAACAGGGTGGTGCTTTTACTTCTCCCTGGGAGGGCCTCTAGGAAGGTAAAGGTACAATCACTAGACAGAGGAGATGGAGATTTTAGGCAGGAGTCAGCGCTCCGCGTCCAGGACTTAACTGCTCTAAGACTTAACTGCTCTAAGATCTGCGGAAATCGCTTCACCTTTCTGGACtcggtttctttttctgtaaaaggcagaATTTGGAGCACAGGATCTCTGAGGTCTCCTCCAGCTGGACTAAAGTAAAAAATTCGGGAACTCTCCGGCACCCTCTTCCTGACCTGGGACGTCAGAGGCACCTGCCCGCGTTTCTCCTCCTCCCCGGCAGTAACCTTGGGGAGGGCGCTGCCGTGGACGCCTCCCGCCGTGGGAGAAGCGCAGGCCGGCAGTTCGGAGCCGGGATGCCCTCACCTGAGCCCAGGATCAGGAGCGACAGCACCACGGGCGTCGGCGGCAGCAGCGGGGCTCTCATTGGTCCCTCGGCGCGGCGGTGGCGTCGCGGTCTCTGGGGCAACTCGGCCGGGAGTCGCGGCTGGAACAGAAGGTGgcggaagagagaggggagaggagggagtgtGCGGCAGTGCTCGCCGCCCGGCCGGGCTCGGGCGCTGGACGAGCGCCTACAGCTCGCCTCGGGATCCCTCGGTTCCGAGTCGGGCGCGGGCAAAAGGTGTGCGAACATTCCGGAGGCGCGGCGCGCACCTGCGGCTTTATAGGCCGGGCGGGGACCCGGGCCAGGCCCGTGACGTCACGGCCTCCGCTGTGGGTGGAGGAGGGCGGCTGCGCCACAAGAGGTTACTACCCCAAAACCACACGCGGATGGCAGGCGCCCCACCTCCCCGGAGCGTGGAGAGCCACCgggaggaaatggaaattaaacccTAGCTGCGAGTTGAGAATACGCCCGCTCCACATTCGAGGGTGGGAGTAGAGTTGGAGAGCTGGTAGCTGACAGTCAAAAGTCCCACTTTCTCAAACCACCTGAAGAACCTCCGTGTAGACTTTGGTTGATCTTAATACTACAAGTGACAGGGATTGATTAGAAGAGTTCCCTATTAAGATGTAGAAGTACTTTAAGACCAAGAGCGACTTAGCAAGGAGAGGCTGATGTCCTTTAACAGAGATTATGAAGTTCGTGAAACGGCTAGAGAGAGCGCCCCCTAATGAGGAGAGACTTTATTTATGATGG encodes:
- the AREG gene encoding amphiregulin isoform X1; its protein translation is MFAHLLPAPDSEPRDPEASCRRSSSARARPGGEHCRTLPPLPSLFRHLLFQPRLPAELPQRPRRHRRAEGPMRAPLLPPTPVVLSLLILGSAHYAAGSAANDTSSGKGEPFSGDHSADGFEVTPRNGSSGREISPVSETPSSRELSSGIDYDYAEEYDNEPQISGYIVDDSVRVEQVVKPMKNRTESEKTSDKPKRKKKGGKNGKNRKNRKKKNPCDAEFQNFCIHGECKYIENLGAVTCKCHQDYFGERCGEKSMKTHSMVDSDLSKIALAAIAAFVSAVSFTAIAVVITIQLRKRFFREYEGEAEERKKLRQENGNVHAIA
- the AREG gene encoding amphiregulin isoform X2, with protein sequence MGSRYKVHGLENTEDYFTCSPRLPAELPQRPRRHRRAEGPMRAPLLPPTPVVLSLLILGSAHYAAGSAANDTSSGKGEPFSGDHSADGFEVTPRNGSSGREISPVSETPSSRELSSGIDYDYAEEYDNEPQISGYIVDDSVRVEQVVKPMKNRTESEKTSDKPKRKKKGGKNGKNRKNRKKKNPCDAEFQNFCIHGECKYIENLGAVTCKCHQDYFGERCGEKSMKTHSMVDSDLSKIALAAIAAFVSAVSFTAIAVVITIQLRKRFFREYEGEAEERKKLRQENGNVHAIA